A stretch of DNA from Treponema primitia ZAS-1:
ACTCCGCCAGTAACCGTTCCCGCTCGTCCTCGCTCAGTTCCATCAGCGTGGCCACCGCTTTCTTTATTACCGGGTCTTTTTCCGCTACCATCATGAAATCCTCCTCGGTCTCGCTGGTGAAAAACTGAGACCATATATATAAGTCTGAACCGTCGCTCTGTTCCGGCAGCTTGGGCAGTTCCAGGGTGTTGATTTCCAATAAATCGCTAAATTCGGTCCCCGTTTCCCGGTTCAGCAGGGCATATCTATTATAATAATCCTTTTCCTCGGGAATGAGAATATCATTGATGATGATGATACAGACAACCCGGTTAGCCTG
This window harbors:
- a CDS encoding PD-(D/E)XK nuclease family transposase, with the translated sequence QANRVVCIIIINDILIPEEKDYYNRYALLNRETGTEFSDLLEINTLELPKLPEQSDGSDLYIWSQFFTSETEEDFMMVAEKDPVIKKAVATLMELSEDERERLLAESREKFLYDQYHREKESYEKGLSAGREEGIIWGEAKGREEGKEEGREEAEEKAYQEKLESARKLKARGFSGEEISGILQLVPGDIAKL